One [Clostridium] saccharolyticum WM1 DNA segment encodes these proteins:
- a CDS encoding ATP-binding cassette domain-containing protein, whose protein sequence is MELKVNHLSKSFGALHVLEQVTLSLRSGRIYCLMGPSGSGKTTFFRILLGLEQADSGSLAGMEGIRTSAVFQENRLCESFTPVDNIAMVIPGRSSRSRIQAREELLRLLPEESLSRPVSTLSGGMKRRVAIVRALSVPSDMILMDEPFTGLDEHTKMNVIRYIRDKTNDKLVIISTHQEEDVALLNGTLVTL, encoded by the coding sequence ATGGAACTAAAGGTGAATCATTTATCCAAGTCCTTTGGAGCCCTTCACGTATTGGAGCAGGTAACTCTCAGTCTCCGCTCCGGCCGCATCTACTGTCTTATGGGACCATCCGGATCCGGGAAAACCACTTTCTTCCGGATCCTTCTGGGCCTTGAACAGGCTGATTCAGGCTCACTGGCCGGCATGGAAGGCATAAGGACTTCCGCCGTGTTTCAGGAAAACCGCCTGTGCGAATCATTTACTCCGGTTGACAACATTGCCATGGTGATCCCCGGCCGTTCTTCCCGGAGCAGGATACAGGCCAGAGAAGAGCTTTTACGGCTCCTTCCGGAGGAATCCTTGTCCCGTCCCGTATCCACCTTAAGCGGCGGAATGAAGCGCCGGGTCGCCATTGTAAGAGCGTTATCAGTTCCTAGCGATATGATTTTAATGGACGAACCCTTTACCGGACTTGATGAACATACAAAAATGAACGTGATCCGTTATATCAGAGATAAGACCAATGATAAGCTGGTGATCATAAGCACTCATCAGGAGGAAGATGTAGCCCTTCTTAATGGGACGCTGGTAACTCTATAA
- a CDS encoding ABC transporter permease: protein MKPTAPPYKKAAIILLWLLAWQAASLSVDNSIIMVGPMEVINALWNQAAMPGFWKTIFSSFGKISLGFLLAFWTGILTGGAACRFPLFKDFLEPLMSLIKSVPVASFVILALIWVGSGNLSVFIAFLVVFPIIYINTMAGFTSTDPKLLEMARTFHMQGGKKLFYIYRPALMPYLISGCRVALGMGWKSGVAAEVIGVPNHSIGEKLYMAKIYLSTADLFAWTLVIIVVSALFEKFFLWLLSLAETGRKSHKNRRYDPWN, encoded by the coding sequence ATGAAACCAACAGCACCACCGTATAAAAAGGCGGCTATTATCCTTCTCTGGCTTCTTGCATGGCAGGCGGCAAGTCTGTCTGTGGACAACAGCATCATAATGGTAGGCCCCATGGAGGTAATCAATGCATTATGGAACCAGGCAGCCATGCCCGGCTTCTGGAAAACCATTTTCTCCTCCTTTGGAAAAATAAGCCTCGGATTCCTTCTGGCCTTTTGGACAGGAATTCTGACTGGGGGCGCTGCCTGCCGTTTCCCCCTGTTTAAGGACTTCCTGGAACCGCTTATGTCTCTTATAAAGTCGGTTCCGGTGGCTTCCTTTGTCATACTGGCTCTGATCTGGGTGGGTTCGGGAAATCTCTCCGTTTTTATCGCCTTTCTTGTGGTATTCCCCATCATTTACATAAATACCATGGCAGGATTTACGAGTACCGATCCAAAGCTTTTGGAAATGGCCCGGACGTTCCACATGCAAGGCGGAAAGAAACTTTTTTACATTTACCGCCCCGCCCTGATGCCTTACCTCATAAGCGGCTGCAGGGTGGCTCTGGGTATGGGATGGAAATCCGGTGTCGCCGCAGAAGTGATCGGAGTTCCTAACCATTCCATCGGTGAAAAGCTGTATATGGCTAAAATTTATTTAAGTACTGCAGATTTGTTTGCCTGGACCCTGGTTATTATCGTAGTCAGCGCTCTTTTTGAAAAATTCTTTTTATGGTTATTAAGTCTGGCAGAAACAGGCCGGAAATCCCATAAAAACAGGAGGTATGATCCATGGAACTAA